In Candidatus Nitronauta litoralis, one DNA window encodes the following:
- a CDS encoding GGDEF domain-containing protein yields MTGKSLQETFKLGENKKISPEYVERLSRILLAFCEGAHEMLPQDSDLAKKLDALTRVVEKTLEPQKHSGLAEGIFSFFEEKIAEDDFRGCEREGLLGIVRELTLSLKGIGEPVGTLDQSLDEFVSDIEKIESLEDLDKLKNKIKASAQQVRTQVKDLSQELESAQAMCSNLQEQLEKSQATSIMDSLTRVLNRSAYDMRVNQVVSEFNRFEEPCVMLVVDIDHFKQVNDEHGHQAGDKALTSIAHTIKLNLREADMVFRYGGEEFVVLLPKTGIEGARVIAEKIRSRVASIRTHLVNDIYADKEQRVEITVSVGLAELKKGDTSASWFERADKALYRAKKEGRNKVEVDD; encoded by the coding sequence ATGACAGGAAAGTCTTTACAGGAAACATTCAAGCTTGGTGAGAATAAGAAAATATCCCCTGAATACGTGGAACGTCTTTCCCGTATCCTTTTGGCATTTTGTGAGGGCGCTCATGAAATGCTTCCGCAGGATTCTGATCTCGCCAAAAAACTGGATGCCCTCACCCGTGTTGTTGAAAAGACATTAGAACCCCAAAAACATAGCGGTCTTGCGGAAGGTATTTTTTCTTTCTTTGAGGAAAAAATTGCAGAGGATGATTTTCGCGGCTGTGAGCGGGAAGGTCTTCTTGGAATTGTTCGTGAATTGACGCTATCTCTAAAGGGGATTGGCGAACCGGTTGGAACTCTGGATCAGAGTCTGGATGAGTTTGTATCGGATATTGAAAAGATTGAATCCCTTGAAGACCTGGACAAGCTCAAAAACAAAATCAAGGCAAGTGCGCAACAGGTGCGAACGCAGGTAAAAGACCTTTCGCAAGAATTGGAATCCGCTCAGGCCATGTGCTCCAATCTGCAGGAACAACTGGAAAAATCCCAAGCCACTTCAATAATGGATTCGCTTACCAGGGTGCTCAATCGCAGTGCTTATGATATGCGGGTGAATCAGGTGGTTAGCGAGTTCAACCGATTTGAAGAGCCCTGCGTGATGCTTGTTGTGGATATTGATCATTTCAAACAGGTCAATGATGAGCATGGGCATCAGGCCGGGGACAAGGCACTGACCTCAATAGCCCACACAATCAAGCTGAACCTCCGTGAGGCTGACATGGTTTTTCGGTATGGCGGGGAGGAGTTTGTGGTGTTGCTTCCAAAAACAGGAATAGAGGGGGCCAGGGTAATTGCAGAGAAAATCCGAAGCCGGGTTGCTTCAATCCGCACCCATCTGGTGAATGATATCTACGCAGATAAAGAGCAAAGAGTTGAAATAACCGTTAGTGTAGGCCTTGCCGAATTGAAGAAAGGGGACACCTCCGCTTCCTGGTTTGAACGTGCGGACAAGGCCCTCTACCGTGCCAAGAAGGAAGGACGAAACAAAGTCGAGGTTGATGACTGA
- a CDS encoding cytochrome c: MNKKLIIAMTMIAGMLISTHAQAGGKCPQPRKTKAAPANIAKLAIPGSADVAAGKKLYQKSAKPMACKMCHGDKGDGNGKLGKALKPNPRNFTCQDTMADVSPGQMFWIIKNGSKGTGMTAHGKSLSDKDIWNVVKYIRADFLKE; the protein is encoded by the coding sequence ATGAATAAGAAACTGATAATCGCGATGACAATGATAGCTGGCATGCTGATAAGCACCCACGCCCAGGCAGGAGGCAAATGCCCTCAGCCTAGGAAAACCAAGGCTGCTCCAGCCAATATTGCAAAATTGGCCATTCCAGGCTCAGCAGACGTCGCGGCGGGTAAAAAGTTGTATCAAAAATCCGCCAAGCCCATGGCCTGCAAAATGTGTCACGGCGACAAGGGTGATGGAAACGGTAAACTGGGTAAAGCCTTGAAGCCTAACCCTCGTAATTTCACCTGTCAGGACACCATGGCAGATGTTTCCCCAGGGCAGATGTTCTGGATTATCAAGAACGGCTCCAAGGGAACCGGCATGACCGCCCATGGGAAATCACTTTCCGATAAGGATATCTGGAACGTGGTCAAGTACATCCGTGCTGACTTTCTAAAGGAATAG
- a CDS encoding cyclic nucleotide-binding domain-containing protein: MNPNDIDWLKSMFKERGLFPSMTEQEIGSLIDHMDRMNFAPGDTLVKEGDPGDWFFIVQKGKVKATRKKWLVGSKDIAILGPKDFFGELALLSETTRSATLTAVDSTICFAMYKSQFAELVEKCPSFKDEMERLVAQRSGD, translated from the coding sequence ATGAATCCTAATGACATAGACTGGCTAAAATCCATGTTCAAGGAAAGAGGCCTCTTCCCCAGTATGACAGAACAGGAGATTGGCAGCCTGATTGATCATATGGACAGGATGAATTTTGCGCCTGGAGACACTCTGGTTAAGGAAGGAGATCCTGGTGACTGGTTTTTCATTGTGCAAAAGGGAAAAGTGAAGGCGACCCGAAAAAAATGGTTGGTAGGAAGTAAAGACATCGCGATCCTGGGGCCAAAGGACTTTTTTGGCGAATTGGCATTGCTGTCAGAAACAACTCGAAGTGCGACTCTGACAGCGGTAGACAGCACGATTTGTTTTGCCATGTATAAAAGCCAGTTTGCCGAACTGGTTGAAAAATGTCCTAGTTTCAAGGATGAAATGGAGCGTTTGGTGGCACAACGTTCTGGCGATTAA
- a CDS encoding tRNA (cytidine(34)-2'-O)-methyltransferase: MRNKAPGDSFHIVLVSPEIPPNTGNIGRLCVATGTPLHLVDPLGFDISDSQVKRAGLDYWQHLTLLRHKNLEQYLSKKPPEAPLVLLTKRADRSLYDHKFEAGTHLVFGNETSGLPDDFRNGPDRICLRIPMADDRVRSLNLSTAAGIVLYEALRQLSLKKGDQAV, translated from the coding sequence ATGAGAAACAAGGCTCCGGGTGATTCGTTTCACATTGTTCTGGTCTCTCCAGAAATCCCCCCCAACACAGGCAACATTGGCCGTTTATGCGTTGCCACTGGAACTCCTCTCCACCTGGTAGACCCACTGGGGTTTGATATTTCGGATTCCCAGGTCAAACGCGCTGGTCTCGATTACTGGCAACATCTCACGCTCCTTCGCCATAAAAACCTGGAACAGTACCTAAGCAAAAAACCACCCGAGGCACCGCTCGTCCTGCTAACCAAAAGGGCGGATCGCTCCCTCTACGACCACAAGTTTGAAGCAGGAACTCATCTCGTATTTGGAAATGAGACATCGGGACTCCCGGACGATTTTCGAAACGGGCCAGACCGGATCTGTTTACGCATTCCTATGGCAGATGACCGAGTGCGGTCGCTCAATCTTTCAACAGCCGCGGGTATTGTCCTGTATGAAGCGCTACGTCAATTGAGTTTGAAAAAAGGGGATCAAGCAGTCTGA
- a CDS encoding response regulator produces MENGIQNWKVLVADNSTVMGRLIKNYLVEMGLKGENITITEDGNQASMMAGLMAFDLVTAGRHMKVKDGLELLTELRANPDESISKVKFLMITADGSAQLLADVLSAGADGLLSKPFHPKDFSETLERLNSGSNGFVCLSENERYRDSSQKKEESAGPEEETDGIPARLVDIFVKNTIEGLGQYMVQAQPGNPCEKEEVKGDLVSSIELLDSKSGIKFHLTLLFPKKSACTIYETLFGEVDMDMVCGIVGELNNIIGGAVKPHLAEMANVCHLLLRPEGDPLVEGTELEFQLGFPDSKWLEAGEIGLPENTGHNFMVPFQLDDGKLFLSVTLQTA; encoded by the coding sequence ATGGAAAATGGCATTCAAAACTGGAAGGTATTGGTGGCTGATAACTCGACTGTGATGGGTCGGCTTATTAAGAATTATCTTGTTGAAATGGGGCTGAAAGGAGAAAACATCACCATAACGGAGGATGGTAATCAGGCATCCATGATGGCGGGGTTAATGGCCTTCGATCTTGTGACTGCCGGTCGTCATATGAAGGTTAAAGATGGTTTGGAATTGCTGACGGAATTAAGGGCTAATCCGGATGAATCTATCAGCAAGGTCAAATTCCTGATGATAACCGCAGATGGTTCAGCGCAATTGCTGGCAGATGTTTTGAGTGCTGGTGCTGATGGTCTTTTAAGCAAACCGTTCCATCCAAAAGATTTTAGTGAGACTCTCGAACGCTTAAATAGCGGCAGTAACGGGTTTGTGTGTCTCTCCGAAAACGAGCGTTACAGAGACTCCTCGCAAAAGAAAGAGGAGTCGGCTGGACCTGAAGAAGAGACCGATGGCATTCCAGCCAGATTGGTCGATATTTTTGTGAAAAATACGATAGAGGGTTTGGGCCAATACATGGTTCAGGCCCAGCCTGGTAATCCTTGTGAAAAGGAAGAGGTAAAGGGAGATCTGGTTTCATCGATTGAATTATTGGATTCAAAATCGGGAATCAAATTTCACCTGACTCTTTTGTTTCCGAAAAAATCAGCCTGCACCATTTACGAAACACTGTTTGGTGAGGTCGATATGGATATGGTGTGTGGAATTGTTGGTGAGCTCAATAATATAATTGGGGGGGCGGTCAAGCCACATTTAGCAGAGATGGCCAATGTTTGCCACCTGCTGCTGCGTCCGGAAGGAGATCCATTGGTGGAAGGAACAGAACTCGAATTTCAGCTAGGGTTTCCAGATTCAAAATGGCTGGAAGCGGGAGAAATTGGACTTCCCGAAAATACAGGGCATAATTTTATGGTCCCCTTCCAACTGGATGATGGGAAACTTTTTCTGAGTGTTACCCTTCAGACTGCTTGA
- a CDS encoding carboxypeptidase regulatory-like domain-containing protein, giving the protein MKTTNKVAPILMTLLMLGMAGTATDAFAKKQKYKAGKVDGGGSISGMVTLKGDPPPAIMEDLNKGKNVEFCATHPDTKEGGIRPRHKVMADGGKLQGAVVFIENIKEGKAWEYKGTNFDFKTCDIFPKITVVRKTEKKEMAKDFVNVSITNQDPDILHNPHGYAVKGANRKTLFNKPLPSKGDVANVTKNLKRLKDDHFFLQCDQHNYMEADARVVWNPYYMVTGADGTFKLTDVPAGKYKVTAWHPYVGEVTSEVTVAGGADAAQNFELAVK; this is encoded by the coding sequence ATGAAAACCACGAATAAAGTAGCACCTATCCTGATGACTCTTTTGATGCTCGGTATGGCAGGAACCGCCACCGATGCGTTCGCAAAAAAACAGAAATATAAAGCCGGCAAGGTAGACGGCGGTGGCAGCATTAGTGGAATGGTTACCCTGAAGGGTGATCCGCCCCCAGCCATCATGGAAGACCTGAACAAAGGCAAGAACGTTGAGTTCTGCGCCACTCATCCAGACACCAAAGAAGGCGGGATCCGCCCTCGGCATAAAGTGATGGCCGATGGAGGCAAACTCCAGGGTGCAGTGGTCTTCATCGAAAACATCAAAGAAGGTAAAGCCTGGGAATACAAAGGCACCAACTTTGACTTTAAGACCTGCGATATTTTCCCGAAGATCACAGTAGTGCGCAAAACTGAAAAGAAAGAAATGGCAAAGGATTTCGTGAACGTTTCTATCACCAACCAGGATCCTGACATCTTGCACAACCCACATGGTTATGCAGTGAAAGGTGCAAACCGCAAGACCCTGTTCAACAAGCCTCTGCCAAGCAAAGGCGATGTTGCCAACGTAACGAAGAACCTGAAACGTCTTAAAGACGATCATTTCTTCCTGCAGTGCGACCAGCATAACTACATGGAAGCGGATGCGCGTGTGGTCTGGAATCCGTACTACATGGTGACCGGTGCAGACGGTACCTTCAAACTGACCGACGTACCTGCCGGCAAGTACAAAGTGACCGCGTGGCATCCGTATGTTGGTGAAGTGACTTCTGAAGTGACTGTTGCCGGCGGCGCAGATGCAGCTCAGAATTTCGAGCTCGCTGTTAAATAA
- a CDS encoding arylamine N-acetyltransferase, with the protein MPPSQNLDAYLERIHYKGSLDLSIETLQGLHVGNCLNIPFENLDIHLGHSISLDPDHLFEKIVGQNRGGYCYELNGLFAYILEELGFKVTGLMARVLIHRKPEPRNHHVLCVHVDGRDWLVDVGYGGRGLLAPIPIENKQTEKQFADTIRLVETPENHWTLQTLIEENWEPQYEFNLAPYRPIDYIPGNYYHSTSPESLFTRITLCTMPTTDGFIQLRNQHLTITANGKSVSEKAHSLEEYHRLLKKNFKIELKGGFTPPW; encoded by the coding sequence ATGCCCCCATCACAAAACCTGGATGCCTACCTGGAAAGAATCCACTATAAGGGTTCTCTGGATCTTTCTATCGAAACCCTCCAGGGCCTTCATGTAGGGAATTGCCTGAATATCCCTTTCGAAAACCTGGACATTCATCTGGGACACTCCATTTCACTGGACCCTGATCACCTGTTTGAGAAAATAGTCGGCCAAAACCGGGGAGGGTATTGCTATGAATTGAATGGGTTGTTCGCCTATATTCTTGAAGAACTGGGGTTCAAGGTTACGGGATTAATGGCCCGGGTGCTGATTCACAGGAAACCGGAACCTCGCAACCACCATGTGTTGTGTGTCCATGTAGATGGACGCGACTGGCTGGTTGACGTGGGGTATGGCGGACGCGGTTTACTGGCTCCCATACCCATTGAGAACAAACAAACGGAAAAACAATTCGCTGACACCATTCGTCTGGTAGAAACTCCGGAGAACCATTGGACCTTGCAAACCCTGATTGAGGAAAACTGGGAACCTCAGTATGAATTCAACCTGGCACCCTACCGGCCTATTGATTACATACCGGGAAATTATTATCACTCCACTTCGCCGGAGTCCCTGTTCACAAGAATTACTCTTTGCACTATGCCCACCACTGATGGTTTTATCCAACTACGGAATCAACACCTGACCATCACGGCCAATGGGAAATCTGTTTCAGAAAAGGCTCATTCGCTGGAGGAATACCACCGACTTTTAAAAAAGAATTTTAAAATCGAACTGAAGGGAGGCTTCACCCCACCCTGGTAA
- a CDS encoding tetratricopeptide repeat protein: MSDIEENQSPVPELKKATEQDPESAGAWLALGHAFLAELKFEEALPPFQKAVQLEPENAQAHFGLAKAFDGLKRYDEMIDAFQEASYLAPDWSESHYNLGLAYMLVGQYEDATDPLKKAVEVQPDFAEAHKVLGVIYSLLGDTGLAQKYSEEAARLNPLYKK; encoded by the coding sequence GTGAGTGACATTGAAGAAAATCAAAGCCCGGTCCCGGAATTGAAAAAGGCGACAGAACAGGACCCGGAAAGTGCAGGCGCCTGGTTAGCTTTAGGCCATGCCTTTCTTGCCGAGCTTAAATTTGAGGAGGCCCTGCCTCCGTTTCAGAAAGCCGTGCAGCTTGAACCGGAAAATGCTCAAGCCCATTTTGGACTGGCCAAGGCTTTTGATGGATTGAAACGGTATGATGAGATGATTGACGCCTTCCAGGAAGCTTCCTATCTCGCTCCGGATTGGTCAGAATCCCATTATAATCTTGGATTGGCCTATATGCTTGTAGGCCAATATGAAGATGCTACTGATCCCCTGAAAAAAGCTGTGGAGGTCCAGCCTGATTTTGCCGAAGCACATAAAGTGCTGGGGGTTATATATTCCCTTCTGGGAGATACCGGGTTAGCTCAGAAATATTCCGAGGAAGCAGCCCGCCTGAACCCTTTGTATAAGAAATAG
- a CDS encoding SulP family inorganic anion transporter — MKFKTTVGFNNISGDVFGGITAGIVALPLALAFGVQSGLGAIAGLYGAIALGIVASLLGGTPSQISGPTGPMTVVCSLIVISAIEQAGSLEAAFGTILAIFVLAGVFLLVFGLLRLGVYIQYIPYPVVSGFMSGIGVIIIILQVFPFMGQPSPKSIVNVFKELPAGLSQLNIEAVLVASATIAIIYIFPRITKAVPSALVALLIITSLSTWGEFNVPIIGDIPSGLPDIKLGEIHFSALGTGLIIKLALTLALLGAIDSLLTSVIADNVTKTKHNSNQELIGQGLGNILAGAIGGLPGAGATMRTLVNINSGGKTGLSGMVHGAVLLAVLLGLGPYASLIPLPVLAGILITVGIGIIDYKGLRHLKQVPRADAIVMILVLGLTVFVDLIQAVATGMILASILFMKQMSDQVTAEVKIIPLRNFVPEFDWDDEKIPESISNKIYVKHFNGPIFFGFAPAFQEIAKKLPDIRVVIFRMKRVPHIDQTGLYAMEEVIRTLEGRKIAVVFSGLQDQPRRMLHRINIIPSLVPEHYCFESFQQCVDWIERELTDTHLDDMDRFFDELGEKSHRLDPRFRL, encoded by the coding sequence ATGAAGTTTAAAACCACTGTTGGTTTTAACAATATAAGTGGTGATGTTTTTGGTGGAATAACCGCCGGAATTGTTGCTCTGCCTCTAGCTCTGGCCTTTGGTGTCCAATCTGGACTGGGCGCGATTGCGGGTTTGTATGGCGCTATTGCGCTTGGGATCGTTGCTTCGCTATTGGGTGGGACCCCCTCCCAGATCAGTGGGCCTACGGGGCCGATGACGGTGGTCTGCAGCCTGATAGTGATCAGTGCCATTGAGCAGGCGGGTTCTCTTGAAGCGGCATTTGGCACTATTTTGGCCATATTTGTTCTGGCTGGTGTTTTCCTGCTGGTGTTCGGGTTATTGAGGCTAGGCGTTTATATTCAATATATTCCTTACCCGGTGGTTTCCGGTTTTATGTCAGGAATCGGGGTGATCATCATCATATTGCAGGTTTTCCCCTTCATGGGGCAACCCTCACCTAAATCCATCGTCAATGTTTTTAAGGAATTGCCGGCAGGCCTGTCCCAGTTAAATATTGAAGCGGTGTTGGTGGCCTCTGCCACTATCGCCATCATCTACATTTTCCCAAGAATCACGAAAGCGGTGCCCAGTGCCCTGGTGGCTTTGCTTATTATCACCTCACTTTCAACCTGGGGGGAATTCAACGTTCCCATCATTGGCGATATTCCCAGTGGTCTGCCTGATATAAAACTGGGGGAGATCCATTTTTCTGCGCTGGGGACGGGCCTTATCATCAAATTAGCCCTGACCCTGGCTCTTCTAGGAGCCATTGATTCCCTTCTCACTTCGGTGATCGCAGATAATGTTACCAAGACCAAACACAACAGCAATCAGGAATTGATCGGTCAGGGGCTTGGAAATATACTGGCTGGAGCCATTGGCGGGTTACCAGGAGCCGGGGCCACAATGCGTACCCTGGTCAATATCAATTCCGGCGGCAAAACCGGATTATCTGGTATGGTTCACGGCGCTGTCCTTTTGGCTGTTCTGCTTGGGCTCGGTCCTTACGCATCGCTGATCCCCCTGCCTGTTCTGGCGGGTATTTTGATCACAGTCGGCATTGGAATCATTGACTACAAGGGCCTCCGTCATTTGAAACAGGTGCCTCGAGCAGATGCCATTGTGATGATCCTGGTACTCGGCCTGACAGTATTTGTTGATTTGATTCAGGCCGTTGCTACTGGAATGATCCTGGCCTCGATTCTTTTTATGAAGCAGATGAGCGACCAGGTTACAGCCGAAGTGAAAATCATTCCTTTAAGAAATTTTGTTCCTGAATTCGACTGGGACGATGAAAAAATTCCTGAAAGCATTTCCAACAAAATTTATGTCAAACATTTTAATGGACCTATCTTTTTCGGATTTGCCCCAGCGTTTCAGGAAATAGCCAAAAAACTGCCTGATATCCGCGTCGTGATTTTCAGGATGAAACGGGTGCCGCACATTGACCAGACCGGTTTGTACGCTATGGAGGAAGTGATCCGGACTCTTGAAGGAAGAAAAATTGCCGTGGTGTTTTCAGGATTACAGGATCAGCCCAGGCGGATGTTGCACCGTATCAATATTATCCCGAGTCTGGTTCCTGAACATTACTGTTTTGAGTCCTTCCAGCAATGTGTGGATTGGATCGAAAGGGAACTGACCGATACCCATTTGGATGATATGGACCGTTTTTTTGATGAACTTGGTGAAAAAAGTCACAGGTTAGACCCGAGATTTAGGCTTTGA
- a CDS encoding formylglycine-generating enzyme family protein, giving the protein MVYLPGGEFIMGLEGDSNKTPHQVFLSPFFIDINEVTQADYEHLFGKNPSGFKGADRPVDRVTWFEAWAYCKKIGKRLPTEAEWEYAARGGTTTLYFWGEEFDFEMTWNQINSGEETHPVKQKPANPFGLHDTQGNVWEWVSDWYGKYYYEESPRENPEGPVAGEEKVIRGGSWYSEGKHQTSATRYWAEPSTRNSNFGFRCVKDIT; this is encoded by the coding sequence ATGGTTTACCTGCCCGGTGGAGAATTTATTATGGGGCTTGAAGGCGATTCCAATAAAACGCCTCATCAGGTTTTTCTAAGTCCATTTTTTATCGATATTAATGAGGTGACCCAGGCTGACTATGAGCATTTGTTCGGAAAAAATCCTTCGGGATTCAAAGGGGCGGATCGACCGGTAGACCGTGTCACCTGGTTTGAAGCCTGGGCTTATTGCAAGAAAATTGGAAAACGGCTGCCTACGGAGGCCGAGTGGGAATATGCTGCTCGCGGAGGCACGACCACGCTTTACTTCTGGGGGGAAGAGTTTGATTTTGAAATGACTTGGAATCAAATCAATTCCGGGGAGGAGACTCACCCGGTAAAACAAAAACCTGCTAACCCTTTTGGCTTGCATGACACACAGGGGAACGTATGGGAGTGGGTTTCTGACTGGTACGGGAAGTATTATTACGAGGAAAGCCCAAGGGAAAACCCTGAGGGACCTGTCGCGGGAGAGGAAAAGGTGATTCGTGGCGGATCCTGGTATTCAGAAGGCAAGCATCAGACCTCGGCCACCCGTTATTGGGCGGAACCTTCTACCCGAAATTCAAATTTCGGGTTTCGGTGCGTGAAAGATATCACGTGA
- a CDS encoding tetratricopeptide repeat protein, which produces MANPPKGVAQTLTDVLTNLQQSLKDRTRELEAAKKKLKEEMTARSALEEQIKSGTLDVGGDFVPKGELETAVNAQKNLEEQLANAQARIESLSKSGGEGGGVGVSSAEMENEINKRRRAEDQLSERTENVYKLTRELQTEIDLRRKLEDRLKILALKSKTGASDTELKDEIEKLEEAQSSLKASTEEIYKATQDLQFETDMRRHLEEQLREAREQIELAQLSGAVEGTANTEIQKELEELRSQQEGIQLERDRLELELKQVEQKHLEEIESSREKYESELKETRFKLEAAQKQAAEGAGISDAIQKEVEALRKSESELKDKALADEQDFKTKLEAIESSSKLQQEELEKTLGGKVQELENQINDLLEEGSNLNKKVELAELERKAAEEKVEEIQTRLEEAMTESAKEAGAADVLRTELEELKKAQEEWDEEKKKLEDEVREENEKLLVLANQIEIDSAERDKLKAEIEAANEQAEQALKESAKNAGALEALQQEEETWKRKEEEFKNEVENYEREIRELNTKLDEAWKESAKGTGAAEGLEKEIEKLQQDREAFKTEKATMEAEIKAMRGQLDEAAKGSGAADALQKELDQANESLEKIKNEKEELGNQLKEAKSRLEEAIMESAQDTVYDTELNQEIEKLQKSEEALKGARAQLEAQVASLTTELEETLAALKEAQQESAKKTAAPPAAPAPTSATAQPPAGQPAPAAKPSPAAGSVDMEIAKLKQVLAKNPREGRALYQLGMVYIKAKRYEEAVDPMKMAAKVMPREAEIHFQLGDVYYKLQNYQEALAPFNQAVRINPKLAKAHYNLCMINELVGNEDAAQKHYQMAIKLNPNIETEMGG; this is translated from the coding sequence ATGGCCAATCCACCCAAAGGTGTTGCGCAAACTCTTACAGATGTCCTGACCAATCTTCAACAATCGTTGAAGGACCGTACTCGGGAACTGGAGGCTGCGAAGAAAAAACTCAAGGAAGAAATGACTGCGCGTTCCGCCCTGGAAGAGCAGATCAAATCCGGTACCTTGGATGTTGGCGGGGATTTTGTTCCAAAAGGAGAGTTGGAAACAGCGGTCAACGCCCAAAAAAACCTGGAAGAACAACTTGCCAATGCGCAGGCGCGAATTGAATCCCTTTCCAAATCCGGTGGGGAAGGAGGCGGTGTTGGTGTTTCCAGCGCCGAGATGGAAAATGAGATCAATAAGCGACGGCGCGCGGAAGACCAGCTTTCCGAAAGAACAGAAAATGTTTACAAGCTCACCCGCGAATTACAAACAGAGATAGATTTAAGACGTAAGCTCGAAGATCGGTTGAAAATCCTGGCACTCAAATCCAAAACGGGTGCCTCCGACACTGAGCTCAAAGATGAAATTGAGAAGCTGGAAGAAGCCCAAAGCTCACTCAAGGCCAGCACCGAAGAAATTTACAAGGCTACGCAGGATCTGCAGTTTGAAACGGATATGCGTCGGCATCTGGAAGAGCAGTTACGCGAAGCCAGAGAACAGATCGAGCTGGCTCAACTAAGCGGGGCGGTGGAAGGCACTGCCAATACTGAAATCCAGAAGGAACTCGAGGAACTGCGTTCTCAACAGGAAGGGATTCAGCTGGAACGCGACCGGTTGGAACTGGAACTTAAACAAGTTGAACAAAAGCATCTGGAAGAAATCGAAAGTTCCCGGGAAAAGTATGAATCCGAATTGAAGGAAACCCGGTTCAAACTGGAAGCTGCGCAGAAACAGGCAGCGGAAGGTGCGGGGATCAGTGACGCAATTCAGAAAGAAGTCGAAGCTCTAAGAAAATCGGAATCAGAACTTAAAGATAAAGCGCTTGCTGATGAACAGGATTTTAAAACCAAACTTGAGGCCATAGAGAGCAGTAGCAAGCTGCAGCAGGAGGAGTTGGAAAAAACTCTGGGGGGCAAGGTTCAGGAACTGGAAAACCAGATCAACGATTTGCTGGAGGAAGGATCCAACCTGAACAAAAAAGTCGAGCTTGCTGAGTTGGAGCGAAAAGCGGCTGAAGAAAAGGTGGAAGAGATCCAGACCAGGCTTGAAGAAGCCATGACCGAATCCGCGAAAGAAGCGGGAGCGGCAGATGTACTTCGCACGGAACTGGAAGAGCTGAAGAAGGCCCAGGAAGAATGGGATGAGGAAAAGAAAAAGCTGGAGGACGAAGTTCGCGAAGAAAACGAAAAACTGCTTGTGCTGGCAAACCAGATTGAAATTGATTCAGCAGAACGTGACAAACTGAAAGCGGAGATTGAAGCAGCCAACGAGCAGGCTGAGCAGGCACTGAAGGAATCAGCAAAAAATGCGGGAGCTCTTGAAGCCCTGCAGCAGGAGGAGGAAACCTGGAAAAGAAAAGAAGAAGAATTCAAAAATGAAGTTGAAAATTATGAACGTGAGATTCGTGAACTGAACACCAAGCTTGACGAAGCCTGGAAGGAGTCAGCCAAGGGTACTGGAGCCGCTGAGGGCCTGGAAAAAGAAATCGAAAAATTGCAGCAGGATAGGGAAGCCTTTAAAACTGAAAAGGCTACCATGGAGGCCGAGATCAAGGCAATGCGTGGGCAGTTGGATGAAGCGGCCAAAGGGTCTGGTGCCGCTGATGCCCTGCAGAAGGAGCTGGATCAGGCTAACGAAAGCCTGGAAAAAATCAAGAATGAAAAAGAGGAACTTGGTAACCAGTTGAAGGAAGCAAAATCCCGACTTGAAGAAGCAATTATGGAGTCAGCTCAGGATACCGTATACGACACGGAGTTGAACCAGGAAATAGAAAAGTTGCAGAAATCCGAGGAAGCATTGAAAGGTGCTCGGGCCCAGTTGGAAGCACAGGTAGCCAGCCTGACGACAGAACTGGAGGAAACTCTAGCTGCATTAAAAGAGGCACAACAGGAATCTGCAAAGAAGACTGCGGCACCTCCGGCAGCCCCGGCCCCAACTTCGGCGACGGCACAACCGCCTGCCGGACAACCTGCTCCGGCGGCTAAACCTTCCCCTGCTGCGGGTTCCGTGGATATGGAAATCGCCAAGCTAAAACAAGTGTTGGCCAAAAATCCACGGGAAGGAAGAGCGTTGTACCAGTTGGGCATGGTTTATATCAAAGCCAAACGATACGAAGAGGCGGTTGATCCGATGAAAATGGCAGCCAAAGTAATGCCCAGAGAAGCGGAGATCCATTTTCAACTGGGGGATGTTTACTATAAATTGCAAAATTATCAGGAAGCCC